A single Caretta caretta isolate rCarCar2 chromosome 2, rCarCar1.hap1, whole genome shotgun sequence DNA region contains:
- the CDV3 gene encoding protein CDV3 homolog isoform X6 has product MAETEERSLDDFFAKRDKKKRREKGSRGAAAASAASSVSSASSVPGGARPAEGGSGAAGAAASTVSSARAMVKEEDEWKEFEQKEEIDYSGLRVHSMQISEKEDDEGEKREEPGDNWEEAGGGLERASGPWNKTAPVQAPVAETIVTETPEPVQSSGVYRPPGARETRTRKAPQGPPEIYSDTQFPSLQSTAKHVDSRK; this is encoded by the exons ATGGCCGAGACCGAGGAGAGGAGCCTAGACGACTTCTTCGCCAAGAGGGACAAGAAGAAGCGGCGGGAGAAAGGGAGCCGGGGAGCCGCCGCCGCATCCGCGgcctcctctgtctcctccgcctCCAGCGTGCCGGGGGGAGCCCGGCCGGCCGAGGGGGGCTCCGGGGCCGCCGGGGCCGCCGCCAGCACCGTCTCCTCCGCCAGGGCGATGGTTAAG gAAGAGGATGAATGGAAGGAATTCGAGCAAAAAGAAGAGATTGACTAcagtgggctcagagttcactcCATGCAAATAAG TGAAAAAGAAGATGATGAAGGTGAAAAGAGAGAAGAACCAGGTGACAACTGGGAGGAGGCTGGTGGTGGTTTAGAGAGAGCATCTGGTCCTTGGAACAAGACAGCTCCTGTGCAAGCACCTGTTGCTGAAACTATTG TTACAGAAACCCCGGAACCAGTGCAATCTAGTGGTGTATACCGACCGCCTGGTGCTAGGGAGACCAGGACACGGAAAGCACCACAAGGACCACCAGAGATCTATAGTGATACACAGTTTCCATCATTGCAATCCACTGCCAAGCATGTAGATAGCCGAAA GTAA
- the CDV3 gene encoding protein CDV3 homolog isoform X5: protein MAETEERSLDDFFAKRDKKKRREKGSRGAAAASAASSVSSASSVPGGARPAEGGSGAAGAAASTVSSARAMVKEEDEWKEFEQKEEIDYSGLRVHSMQISEKEDDEGEKREEPGDNWEEAGGGLERASGPWNKTAPVQAPVAETIVTETPEPVQSSGVYRPPGARETRTRKAPQGPPEIYSDTQFPSLQSTAKHVDSRKY from the exons ATGGCCGAGACCGAGGAGAGGAGCCTAGACGACTTCTTCGCCAAGAGGGACAAGAAGAAGCGGCGGGAGAAAGGGAGCCGGGGAGCCGCCGCCGCATCCGCGgcctcctctgtctcctccgcctCCAGCGTGCCGGGGGGAGCCCGGCCGGCCGAGGGGGGCTCCGGGGCCGCCGGGGCCGCCGCCAGCACCGTCTCCTCCGCCAGGGCGATGGTTAAG gAAGAGGATGAATGGAAGGAATTCGAGCAAAAAGAAGAGATTGACTAcagtgggctcagagttcactcCATGCAAATAAG TGAAAAAGAAGATGATGAAGGTGAAAAGAGAGAAGAACCAGGTGACAACTGGGAGGAGGCTGGTGGTGGTTTAGAGAGAGCATCTGGTCCTTGGAACAAGACAGCTCCTGTGCAAGCACCTGTTGCTGAAACTATTG TTACAGAAACCCCGGAACCAGTGCAATCTAGTGGTGTATACCGACCGCCTGGTGCTAGGGAGACCAGGACACGGAAAGCACCACAAGGACCACCAGAGATCTATAGTGATACACAGTTTCCATCATTGCAATCCACTGCCAAGCATGTAGATAGCCGAAA ATACTGA
- the CDV3 gene encoding protein CDV3 homolog isoform X2, giving the protein MAETEERSLDDFFAKRDKKKRREKGSRGAAAASAASSVSSASSVPGGARPAEGGSGAAGAAASTVSSARAMVKEEDEWKEFEQKEEIDYSGLRVHSMQISEKEDDEGEKREEPGDNWEEAGGGLERASGPWNKTAPVQAPVAETIVTETPEPVQSSGVYRPPGARETRTRKAPQGPPEIYSDTQFPSLQSTAKHVDSRKDKEMEKSFEVVKHKNRDTEPS; this is encoded by the exons ATGGCCGAGACCGAGGAGAGGAGCCTAGACGACTTCTTCGCCAAGAGGGACAAGAAGAAGCGGCGGGAGAAAGGGAGCCGGGGAGCCGCCGCCGCATCCGCGgcctcctctgtctcctccgcctCCAGCGTGCCGGGGGGAGCCCGGCCGGCCGAGGGGGGCTCCGGGGCCGCCGGGGCCGCCGCCAGCACCGTCTCCTCCGCCAGGGCGATGGTTAAG gAAGAGGATGAATGGAAGGAATTCGAGCAAAAAGAAGAGATTGACTAcagtgggctcagagttcactcCATGCAAATAAG TGAAAAAGAAGATGATGAAGGTGAAAAGAGAGAAGAACCAGGTGACAACTGGGAGGAGGCTGGTGGTGGTTTAGAGAGAGCATCTGGTCCTTGGAACAAGACAGCTCCTGTGCAAGCACCTGTTGCTGAAACTATTG TTACAGAAACCCCGGAACCAGTGCAATCTAGTGGTGTATACCGACCGCCTGGTGCTAGGGAGACCAGGACACGGAAAGCACCACAAGGACCACCAGAGATCTATAGTGATACACAGTTTCCATCATTGCAATCCACTGCCAAGCATGTAGATAGCCGAAA GGATAAAGAAATGGAGAAGAGCTTTGAAGTAGTAAAACACAAAAATAGAG ATACTGAGCCTTCGTAA
- the CDV3 gene encoding protein CDV3 homolog isoform X4, whose translation MAETEERSLDDFFAKRDKKKRREKGSRGAAAASAASSVSSASSVPGGARPAEGGSGAAGAAASTVSSARAMVKEEDEWKEFEQKEEIDYSGLRVHSMQISEKEDDEGEKREEPGDNWEEAGGGLERASGPWNKTAPVQAPVAETIVTETPEPVQSSGVYRPPGARETRTRKAPQGPPEIYSDTQFPSLQSTAKHVDSRNLTTYSLS comes from the exons ATGGCCGAGACCGAGGAGAGGAGCCTAGACGACTTCTTCGCCAAGAGGGACAAGAAGAAGCGGCGGGAGAAAGGGAGCCGGGGAGCCGCCGCCGCATCCGCGgcctcctctgtctcctccgcctCCAGCGTGCCGGGGGGAGCCCGGCCGGCCGAGGGGGGCTCCGGGGCCGCCGGGGCCGCCGCCAGCACCGTCTCCTCCGCCAGGGCGATGGTTAAG gAAGAGGATGAATGGAAGGAATTCGAGCAAAAAGAAGAGATTGACTAcagtgggctcagagttcactcCATGCAAATAAG TGAAAAAGAAGATGATGAAGGTGAAAAGAGAGAAGAACCAGGTGACAACTGGGAGGAGGCTGGTGGTGGTTTAGAGAGAGCATCTGGTCCTTGGAACAAGACAGCTCCTGTGCAAGCACCTGTTGCTGAAACTATTG TTACAGAAACCCCGGAACCAGTGCAATCTAGTGGTGTATACCGACCGCCTGGTGCTAGGGAGACCAGGACACGGAAAGCACCACAAGGACCACCAGAGATCTATAGTGATACACAGTTTCCATCATTGCAATCCACTGCCAAGCATGTAGATAGCCGAAA CCTAACAACTTATTCGCTTTCTTGA
- the CDV3 gene encoding protein CDV3 homolog isoform X3 encodes MAETEERSLDDFFAKRDKKKRREKGSRGAAAASAASSVSSASSVPGGARPAEGGSGAAGAAASTVSSARAMVKEEDEWKEFEQKEEIDYSGLRVHSMQISEKEDDEGEKREEPGDNWEEAGGGLERASGPWNKTAPVQAPVAETIVTETPEPVQSSGVYRPPGARETRTRKAPQGPPEIYSDTQFPSLQSTAKHVDSRKIEGGGCVGGKMQKLLC; translated from the exons ATGGCCGAGACCGAGGAGAGGAGCCTAGACGACTTCTTCGCCAAGAGGGACAAGAAGAAGCGGCGGGAGAAAGGGAGCCGGGGAGCCGCCGCCGCATCCGCGgcctcctctgtctcctccgcctCCAGCGTGCCGGGGGGAGCCCGGCCGGCCGAGGGGGGCTCCGGGGCCGCCGGGGCCGCCGCCAGCACCGTCTCCTCCGCCAGGGCGATGGTTAAG gAAGAGGATGAATGGAAGGAATTCGAGCAAAAAGAAGAGATTGACTAcagtgggctcagagttcactcCATGCAAATAAG TGAAAAAGAAGATGATGAAGGTGAAAAGAGAGAAGAACCAGGTGACAACTGGGAGGAGGCTGGTGGTGGTTTAGAGAGAGCATCTGGTCCTTGGAACAAGACAGCTCCTGTGCAAGCACCTGTTGCTGAAACTATTG TTACAGAAACCCCGGAACCAGTGCAATCTAGTGGTGTATACCGACCGCCTGGTGCTAGGGAGACCAGGACACGGAAAGCACCACAAGGACCACCAGAGATCTATAGTGATACACAGTTTCCATCATTGCAATCCACTGCCAAGCATGTAGATAGCCGAAA GATAGAAGGAGGAGGTTGTGTTGGAGGAAAAATGCAAAAGCTTCTGTGCTGA
- the CDV3 gene encoding protein CDV3 homolog isoform X1, with amino-acid sequence MAETEERSLDDFFAKRDKKKRREKGSRGAAAASAASSVSSASSVPGGARPAEGGSGAAGAAASTVSSARAMVKEEDEWKEFEQKEEIDYSGLRVHSMQISEKEDDEGEKREEPGDNWEEAGGGLERASGPWNKTAPVQAPVAETIVTETPEPVQSSGVYRPPGARETRTRKAPQGPPEIYSDTQFPSLQSTAKHVDSRKDKEMEKSFEVVKHKNRGRDEVSKNQALKLQLDNQYAVLGNQ; translated from the exons ATGGCCGAGACCGAGGAGAGGAGCCTAGACGACTTCTTCGCCAAGAGGGACAAGAAGAAGCGGCGGGAGAAAGGGAGCCGGGGAGCCGCCGCCGCATCCGCGgcctcctctgtctcctccgcctCCAGCGTGCCGGGGGGAGCCCGGCCGGCCGAGGGGGGCTCCGGGGCCGCCGGGGCCGCCGCCAGCACCGTCTCCTCCGCCAGGGCGATGGTTAAG gAAGAGGATGAATGGAAGGAATTCGAGCAAAAAGAAGAGATTGACTAcagtgggctcagagttcactcCATGCAAATAAG TGAAAAAGAAGATGATGAAGGTGAAAAGAGAGAAGAACCAGGTGACAACTGGGAGGAGGCTGGTGGTGGTTTAGAGAGAGCATCTGGTCCTTGGAACAAGACAGCTCCTGTGCAAGCACCTGTTGCTGAAACTATTG TTACAGAAACCCCGGAACCAGTGCAATCTAGTGGTGTATACCGACCGCCTGGTGCTAGGGAGACCAGGACACGGAAAGCACCACAAGGACCACCAGAGATCTATAGTGATACACAGTTTCCATCATTGCAATCCACTGCCAAGCATGTAGATAGCCGAAA GGATAAAGAAATGGAGAAGAGCTTTGAAGTAGTAAAACACAAAAATAGAGGTAGGGATGAGGTCTCAAAAAACCAGGCACTTAAACTTCAGCTAGACAACCAATATGCTGTGCTTGGGAATCAGTAG